The following are encoded together in the Serratia odorifera genome:
- a CDS encoding ADP-ribosylglycohydrolase family protein produces the protein MNANYDHVLGCLIGAAAADAMGAATEVRTQQQIKDTFGGWVTTFVKPPADTFGRCNEAGMCTDDFIQAKYIMDALLAHGRKVTDSAMKEAFQRWLDYPFYANFTGPTTRAAMKAIFNDRRASLQGELEGEKQSVQIINGGNAAATNGSAMKIWPAAVLHPGDLDGAIQCALDIARFTHNNVLAMSGAAAMAAAIAEALSSSASSASIVAASIYGADKGLVLAAEQGAMASAGPSVGRRIELAVAIGKRHRHWETAIVELNDIIGTGLHVSEAVPAALGLFACCAATPVDAIISAVNIGNDTDTVATMVGAISGAYHGAAAWPEHYLPLLDKMNHFSLEALARSITE, from the coding sequence ATGAACGCAAATTACGACCACGTTTTAGGCTGCCTGATTGGCGCCGCCGCCGCCGATGCGATGGGCGCCGCTACGGAAGTGCGGACACAACAACAGATAAAAGACACCTTTGGCGGCTGGGTGACCACCTTTGTCAAGCCGCCGGCGGATACCTTTGGGCGTTGCAACGAAGCCGGCATGTGCACTGACGATTTTATTCAAGCTAAATATATTATGGATGCACTGCTGGCTCATGGGCGTAAAGTCACGGACTCGGCAATGAAAGAAGCCTTCCAGCGCTGGCTGGATTATCCGTTTTATGCCAATTTTACCGGCCCGACAACGCGCGCGGCGATGAAGGCGATTTTCAACGATCGGCGAGCGTCGCTGCAGGGGGAACTGGAAGGGGAAAAACAGTCGGTACAGATCATCAACGGCGGCAATGCGGCGGCTACCAACGGATCGGCGATGAAGATCTGGCCCGCAGCGGTGCTGCACCCCGGCGATCTGGACGGCGCTATTCAGTGTGCGCTCGACATTGCGCGCTTTACCCACAATAACGTTTTGGCGATGTCAGGCGCGGCCGCGATGGCGGCGGCGATCGCCGAAGCACTCTCGTCCAGTGCCAGCAGCGCGTCGATCGTCGCCGCGTCGATCTACGGAGCGGATAAAGGGCTAGTCCTGGCCGCAGAGCAGGGAGCGATGGCGAGCGCCGGGCCGTCGGTCGGTCGGCGTATCGAACTGGCCGTTGCCATTGGCAAGCGTCACCGCCACTGGGAAACCGCGATCGTCGAACTGAACGATATCATCGGCACCGGGCTGCACGTCAGTGAGGCGGTTCCCGCGGCGTTGGGATTATTTGCCTGCTGTGCCGCTACGCCGGTTGATGCTATTATTTCCGCCGTTAATATCGGTAATGACACGGATACCGTCGCAACCATGGTCGGTGCGATTTCAGGGGCATACCATGGTGCTGCGGCCTGGCCTGAACATTACCTGCCTCTGCTGGATAAAATGAACCATTTCTCGCTGGAGGCGCTGGCGCGTTCAATAACCGAATAA
- a CDS encoding aminoimidazole riboside kinase: MQTKNTVWVIGDASVDLVPDDQQRYLKCPGGASANVAVCVARLAGSCGFIGRLGLDPVGHFLAQTLRREGVDIRHLTLDPALKTAVLIVDLAADGERSFSYLVAPSADSFVCAADLPPFAANQWFYFNSIGLIRQPARDACLQGAQRMRLAHGSVLFDVNLREAMWDCPADIAPQIENAIAQADICKISADELCRLTQRQDWRAARYYARELGCPTTVISLGDAGAYLIHQRQERHYPALPVQVVDTTGAGDAFVGGLLLELAKQPDWRQQSLTSAMHVANFCGAAAVTQKGAMTALPDAEQLAAFMTHQTR; the protein is encoded by the coding sequence ATGCAGACTAAAAATACCGTCTGGGTGATTGGCGATGCCTCGGTCGATCTGGTGCCCGATGACCAACAACGCTATTTGAAATGCCCCGGCGGCGCGTCGGCCAACGTGGCGGTGTGCGTCGCCCGACTGGCCGGCAGTTGCGGCTTTATTGGCCGCCTGGGGCTGGATCCGGTCGGGCACTTTCTGGCACAAACCCTGCGGCGTGAAGGGGTCGACATTCGCCATCTGACCCTCGACCCGGCGTTGAAAACTGCGGTACTGATTGTCGATCTGGCGGCCGACGGTGAACGTTCGTTCAGCTATCTGGTGGCCCCCAGCGCCGACAGTTTTGTCTGCGCCGCCGATCTGCCGCCGTTCGCTGCCAATCAATGGTTTTACTTCAACTCCATCGGCCTGATTCGCCAGCCAGCGCGCGATGCCTGTCTGCAAGGCGCCCAGCGCATGCGTTTGGCGCACGGGTCGGTGCTGTTTGACGTCAACCTACGCGAAGCCATGTGGGACTGTCCGGCTGACATTGCGCCACAAATCGAAAATGCCATTGCCCAGGCGGATATCTGCAAGATTTCGGCCGATGAGCTGTGTCGATTGACTCAACGGCAGGACTGGCGCGCCGCCCGCTACTACGCCCGAGAACTGGGTTGCCCGACCACCGTCATTTCGCTCGGTGACGCGGGGGCGTATCTGATACATCAACGGCAAGAACGGCATTATCCCGCGCTGCCGGTGCAGGTTGTCGATACCACCGGCGCGGGCGACGCCTTCGTCGGCGGATTACTGCTCGAGCTGGCGAAGCAACCGGACTGGCGGCAACAATCGCTCACCTCGGCGATGCACGTTGCCAATTTTTGCGGCGCGGCGGCAGTAACACAAAAAGGCGCCATGACGGCGCTGCCGGATGCCGAACAACTGGCGGCATTCATGACCCACCAGACCCGATAA
- a CDS encoding MFS transporter, protein MKLSVIEKVGFGAGDMAINIIMIAMQLLLAYFYTDVYGLHAVDVGVLFMVVRFIDAIIDPLMGMYTDKVNTRWGRYRPYLLWFALPFGFAVYLMFITPDVAYTAKLAWAYFTYILMTVVYTAITIPYISMIGVITDDPLERLSANGYRFVMTKIAAFLVTIIVPIMAVWLGQGNKALGYQLSMGLMGAVGAALFIFCFLTTRERSRPEIPTMRSGEQFRLLLRNDQWLLLGVVIMLLMCGYVIRGSVAAYYAKYYLNGGDALISPFLTIGVVASILAMISTTYITRTYDKIKLFRHTQLMTFILSLAMYFLVGQGDLWLAFIAYFLINYFCDMQMPIFWSSIAEAVDYGEHKNGKRVSGLAFGGILFFQKFGMGIAGGILGFLLSYFGYQPDAQQSPTALVGIALMMTIIPALFHFAISLIMKRYIINNHYYAELKLALGKRG, encoded by the coding sequence ATGAAACTGTCAGTAATAGAGAAAGTAGGCTTTGGCGCCGGGGATATGGCAATCAATATCATCATGATTGCGATGCAATTGCTGCTGGCCTATTTTTATACCGACGTATATGGCTTGCATGCGGTCGACGTCGGCGTGTTATTTATGGTGGTGCGTTTTATCGACGCCATTATCGATCCGTTGATGGGTATGTATACCGATAAGGTCAATACACGCTGGGGACGTTACCGCCCTTATCTATTATGGTTTGCCCTGCCGTTTGGTTTTGCGGTCTATCTGATGTTTATTACACCGGATGTTGCCTATACAGCAAAACTGGCCTGGGCCTATTTTACCTACATACTGATGACCGTGGTCTATACCGCGATAACCATTCCTTATATCTCAATGATTGGCGTTATTACCGATGATCCGCTAGAGCGATTGAGCGCGAATGGATATCGCTTTGTGATGACCAAGATTGCCGCGTTTCTGGTAACCATCATTGTGCCGATAATGGCGGTGTGGCTCGGCCAGGGTAACAAGGCGCTGGGCTATCAATTGTCTATGGGGCTGATGGGGGCGGTCGGGGCGGCGCTGTTCATCTTCTGCTTCCTGACCACGCGCGAACGTAGCCGACCGGAAATCCCTACCATGCGCAGCGGCGAACAGTTCAGGCTGCTATTGCGTAACGATCAATGGCTACTGCTGGGTGTGGTGATCATGCTGCTGATGTGCGGATATGTGATTCGTGGTTCGGTAGCGGCGTATTACGCCAAATATTATCTGAATGGCGGTGACGCGTTAATTTCACCTTTTTTAACCATCGGCGTGGTGGCTTCGATATTGGCAATGATATCTACCACCTATATAACTCGGACCTATGACAAGATAAAACTGTTCCGTCATACCCAGTTGATGACCTTTATTCTCAGCCTGGCGATGTATTTTCTGGTGGGGCAGGGCGATCTGTGGTTGGCCTTTATCGCCTATTTCCTGATTAATTATTTCTGCGATATGCAAATGCCAATTTTCTGGTCGTCGATTGCCGAAGCGGTAGATTACGGTGAACACAAAAATGGCAAACGGGTTTCCGGTCTGGCTTTTGGCGGCATCCTGTTTTTCCAGAAGTTCGGCATGGGCATCGCCGGGGGAATATTGGGTTTTCTGCTGAGTTATTTCGGTTACCAGCCGGATGCGCAACAATCGCCAACGGCATTGGTCGGCATCGCGCTAATGATGACGATAATTCCCGCTCTGTTTCATTTTGCCATTAGCCTGATCATGAAGCGTTACATCATTAATAATCACTATTATGCCGAGCTGAAGCTAGCGCTTGGCAAGCGAGGCTGA
- the priC gene encoding primosomal replication protein PriC, with the protein MNTQHLLQALQQQIAALASEVTPRGDTPVSQARFDSALFANHGTRLRDYLAQVQKNFSQLQSAVHDNRNAQVAFLAEKLVAQIGALQRELATQTLRRQNQPKAPAQVDLYHKLAEHQDYERRLLAMIQDRESLLGRQTTLAGQQKIQQELAALEGRLMRCRQALARIERSIERKENGF; encoded by the coding sequence GTGAATACGCAGCATTTATTACAGGCTTTGCAGCAGCAAATCGCGGCGCTTGCCAGCGAAGTAACGCCGCGCGGCGATACACCGGTTTCGCAGGCGCGTTTCGATAGCGCGTTGTTTGCCAACCACGGGACGCGGCTGCGAGATTACCTGGCGCAGGTGCAGAAGAACTTCAGCCAATTGCAATCCGCCGTCCATGACAATCGCAACGCGCAAGTGGCGTTCCTGGCGGAAAAGCTGGTCGCGCAGATCGGCGCTCTGCAACGTGAACTGGCCACCCAGACGCTGCGACGTCAGAATCAACCCAAAGCACCGGCGCAGGTCGATCTGTACCATAAACTGGCGGAGCATCAGGATTATGAGCGTCGTTTGCTGGCGATGATCCAGGATCGCGAAAGCCTGTTAGGCCGACAGACCACTTTGGCTGGGCAGCAAAAAATACAGCAGGAGCTGGCGGCACTCGAAGGCCGGTTGATGCGATGCCGTCAAGCGTTGGCACGCATAGAACGCAGTATTGAAAGAAAAGAAAACGGTTTTTGA
- the rsmS gene encoding pleiotropic regulatory protein RsmS: protein MSLENASPELQLAVDLIYLLECNEIDPATALAALDIVKRDYQEKMQRSGASTPYLPGTP, encoded by the coding sequence ATGTCCCTAGAAAATGCTTCACCAGAATTACAGCTGGCAGTCGATCTGATTTACCTGCTGGAATGTAACGAGATCGATCCAGCCACCGCGCTGGCGGCGCTGGATATCGTCAAACGGGACTATCAGGAAAAAATGCAGCGCAGCGGTGCCAGCACGCCGTATCTGCCCGGCACCCCGTAA
- the mscK gene encoding mechanosensitive channel MscK: MSRRFVTSFSSALLLPSRMALRCAVALLLLIVCTLWQPALAQISYNSDLPTRSDIQNQLEALARQKNLTPVEKLSQQDLNRTTELLDALEHVRQEGAQLKQQLQQAPVKLRQVTAQLEAMKSPPDDAAVRAELLSLSLRQLEGRLYQTLDELQSAQENLSTYNSQLVSLQTQPERVQTSMYTASQRLQEIRNQLNDQSPGQAVLRTSQQEMLATEQVLLNGQIELQRKSLEANTTLQDLLQKQRDYTNGHIEQLNHQVQMLQNVVNSKRLTLSEKTAKAAQNPEDATDIQHDALVRNELDLNRQLSQRLIAATRESNTLFQQNIQVKSWLDRGLQSERNLKEQIQMLKGSLVLSRILYQQQQSLPQGALVADMQTHIADLRLEQFDINQQRDELFKGNDYIDKLLANAQEKASDDVIDALNEIIDMRRELLDQLNRQLSNQLTLAINLQINQQQLTSVYDSVQDTLTQQIFWVNSNKPIDLAWLKALPGAIKQQLASLDFKFKAAKLLDGGLRVLVFLLPMLLIIGLLRWRYSLIDSHIQKLSNDVGQLKRDSQLHTPKALLLILLKVVPGAALLLGVGFWCYRSEISISDFLWSLSQQLSLFYLVFGFTFRLMAPGGIAERHFALAASLCAHYRRQTIRLGLALLPLIFWSVLGEKAPLRLVEDVIGQVVVMLTLLLLAVLVFPLCRDSWREKGAHAVRLVIVTAIAATPLMLLGLMFAGYFYTTLRLAGRGIDSLYLFFLWNIVYLTAIRGLSVAARRLAYRRALARRQSLAKEGAEGNEPVEEPPLALDQINQQSLRLTTMALFLLFATAFYAIWSDLITVFGYLDSISLWHYTSVVAGSSLPQAVTLGNLMVALLAVIVAYVMTRNLPGLLEVLVLSRLQLRQGASYAITTILTYLITAVGTVTALGSLGVSWDKLQWLVAALSVGLGFGLQEIFANFVSGLIILFERPVRIGDTITIGTFSGSVSKIRIRATTITDFDRKEVIIPNKAFVTERLINWSLSDTITRVLIKVGVAYGSDLDKVKQVLLKAAHDNPRVMTDPEPQVFFLNFGASTLDHELRLYVRELRDRSYTVDELNRSIDRLCRENDINIAFNQLEVYLHNQQGNEVQEVKRDFNPGPEQPAG, encoded by the coding sequence ATGAGTCGCAGGTTCGTCACATCCTTTTCCTCGGCCTTACTGTTACCGTCGCGCATGGCCTTACGCTGCGCGGTGGCGCTATTGCTCCTGATTGTCTGCACGTTATGGCAGCCGGCGCTGGCACAGATTTCCTATAATAGCGACCTGCCGACGCGCAGCGATATCCAGAATCAGCTTGAGGCGTTGGCCAGGCAAAAAAATCTGACGCCGGTCGAAAAACTGTCACAACAGGATCTCAACCGCACCACCGAACTGCTGGACGCTCTCGAGCATGTCCGGCAGGAAGGGGCGCAGTTGAAACAGCAGCTACAGCAGGCTCCGGTGAAACTGAGGCAGGTGACGGCGCAGCTTGAGGCGATGAAATCGCCGCCGGATGATGCCGCGGTACGTGCCGAACTGCTGTCGCTGTCGCTGCGTCAATTGGAAGGTCGCCTGTACCAAACGCTGGATGAACTGCAAAGCGCGCAGGAAAACCTGTCGACCTACAATAGCCAACTGGTGTCGCTGCAAACCCAGCCGGAACGGGTGCAAACCAGCATGTACACCGCATCGCAGCGCCTGCAGGAGATCCGCAATCAACTGAATGATCAATCGCCGGGGCAGGCGGTGTTGCGCACCAGCCAACAGGAGATGCTGGCTACCGAGCAGGTTTTGCTGAATGGGCAGATCGAACTGCAACGTAAAAGCCTTGAAGCCAATACCACGCTCCAGGATTTGCTGCAGAAACAGCGTGACTATACCAACGGTCATATCGAGCAACTGAACCATCAGGTGCAGATGCTGCAGAACGTGGTCAACAGCAAGCGCCTGACGCTGTCGGAAAAAACCGCCAAAGCGGCGCAGAACCCGGAAGATGCCACCGACATCCAGCACGATGCGCTAGTGCGTAATGAACTGGACCTCAATCGCCAGCTCAGCCAGCGGCTGATTGCCGCAACGCGTGAAAGCAACACCTTGTTCCAACAAAATATCCAGGTAAAAAGCTGGCTCGATCGCGGCCTGCAATCCGAACGCAATCTGAAAGAACAGATCCAGATGCTGAAAGGCAGCCTGGTGCTGTCGCGCATTCTGTACCAACAGCAGCAGAGCCTGCCGCAGGGTGCGCTGGTGGCAGATATGCAAACCCACATTGCCGACCTGCGTCTGGAGCAATTTGACATTAACCAGCAGCGGGACGAGCTGTTCAAGGGCAATGATTACATCGATAAGCTGTTGGCCAATGCCCAGGAAAAAGCCAGCGATGACGTGATTGATGCGTTGAATGAAATCATTGATATGCGCCGCGAATTGCTGGATCAGCTTAACCGCCAATTGAGCAATCAACTGACGCTGGCGATTAATCTGCAAATCAATCAGCAGCAGCTCACCAGCGTATACGATTCGGTGCAGGACACGCTGACCCAGCAGATTTTTTGGGTGAACAGCAATAAACCCATCGACCTGGCCTGGCTAAAGGCCTTGCCCGGCGCCATCAAACAACAGTTGGCGTCGCTGGATTTCAAATTCAAAGCCGCCAAACTGCTGGACGGCGGACTGCGTGTGCTGGTGTTCCTGCTGCCGATGCTGTTGATTATCGGCCTGCTGCGCTGGCGCTATAGTCTGATTGACAGCCATATACAAAAGCTCAGCAATGACGTGGGGCAATTGAAGCGTGACAGCCAGCTGCATACGCCAAAAGCGCTGTTGCTGATTTTGCTGAAAGTGGTGCCGGGTGCCGCGTTGCTGCTTGGCGTCGGCTTTTGGTGCTACCGCTCGGAAATCAGCATCAGCGATTTTTTATGGTCGCTGTCACAGCAGCTGTCGCTGTTTTACCTGGTGTTCGGCTTCACCTTCCGCCTGATGGCGCCAGGGGGGATTGCCGAGCGGCACTTCGCCCTCGCGGCGAGCCTGTGCGCGCACTACCGCCGCCAGACAATTCGTCTGGGACTGGCGCTATTGCCGCTGATCTTCTGGTCGGTCCTGGGTGAAAAGGCGCCTTTGCGACTGGTGGAGGACGTGATCGGTCAGGTGGTGGTGATGTTGACGCTGCTGCTGCTGGCGGTGCTGGTATTCCCGCTCTGCCGCGACAGCTGGCGCGAAAAGGGCGCGCATGCGGTACGGCTGGTGATTGTTACCGCCATTGCCGCGACGCCGCTAATGCTGCTTGGGCTGATGTTCGCCGGTTATTTCTATACCACGCTGCGGCTGGCAGGGCGCGGGATCGACAGTCTGTATCTGTTTTTCCTGTGGAATATCGTTTATCTGACCGCCATCCGTGGCTTAAGCGTTGCCGCGCGGCGTTTGGCTTACCGCCGGGCGCTGGCGCGACGCCAAAGCCTGGCGAAAGAGGGCGCAGAAGGCAACGAACCGGTGGAAGAGCCGCCGTTGGCGCTGGATCAGATCAATCAGCAGTCATTGCGTTTGACCACCATGGCACTGTTTCTGCTGTTCGCGACCGCGTTCTATGCGATTTGGTCGGATCTGATCACGGTGTTCGGCTACCTGGACAGCATCTCGCTGTGGCATTACACCAGCGTGGTGGCCGGCAGCAGCCTGCCGCAGGCGGTGACGCTCGGCAATCTGATGGTGGCGTTGCTGGCGGTGATAGTCGCCTATGTCATGACGCGCAACCTGCCGGGGCTGCTGGAGGTGCTGGTGCTGTCACGCTTGCAACTGCGGCAGGGGGCGTCGTACGCCATCACCACCATTCTGACCTATCTGATCACCGCGGTAGGCACCGTAACCGCGCTGGGATCGCTGGGCGTCTCGTGGGACAAGCTGCAGTGGCTGGTAGCGGCGCTGTCGGTCGGGCTGGGCTTTGGCTTGCAGGAGATCTTCGCCAACTTTGTTTCCGGCTTGATCATCCTGTTTGAACGCCCGGTGCGCATCGGCGATACCATTACCATCGGTACTTTTTCCGGTTCTGTCAGTAAAATTCGCATTCGCGCCACCACCATTACCGATTTCGATCGCAAGGAAGTGATCATCCCGAACAAGGCGTTCGTCACCGAAAGGCTGATTAACTGGTCGCTGTCCGACACCATTACTCGGGTCTTGATCAAGGTAGGCGTGGCCTACGGTTCCGATCTGGACAAGGTCAAACAGGTGTTGCTGAAGGCCGCGCACGATAATCCGCGGGTAATGACCGATCCGGAACCGCAGGTGTTTTTCCTGAATTTCGGTGCCAGCACGCTCGATCATGAATTGCGCCTGTACGTACGCGAGCTGCGCGATCGCAGTTATACCGTCGATGAGCTTAATCGCTCAATCGATCGCTTGTGCCGCGAGAACGACATCAATATCGCCTTCAACCAGTTGGAAGTGTATTTGCATAACCAGCAGGGCAATGAGGTGCAGGAAGTGAAGCGTGACTTCAATCCCGGGCCGGAACAACCGGCCGGCTGA
- a CDS encoding DsrE/DsrF/TusD sulfur relay family protein: MSSMVLIASGAAYGQESLFNALRLAIALKEQQQALDLKLFLMSDAVIAGIAGQQPHEGYHLQQMLEILSAQQVPIRLCKTCADARGVSRLTLVDGVEIGTLIELAQWTLAADKVLTF; this comes from the coding sequence ATGTCTTCAATGGTACTGATTGCCAGCGGTGCGGCCTACGGGCAGGAATCGCTGTTCAATGCACTGCGTCTGGCGATTGCCTTGAAAGAGCAGCAACAGGCGCTGGATTTGAAACTGTTTTTGATGTCTGACGCGGTGATTGCCGGCATCGCCGGGCAGCAGCCGCACGAAGGCTACCATCTGCAGCAGATGCTGGAAATTCTCAGCGCCCAACAGGTGCCGATCAGACTGTGTAAAACCTGCGCCGATGCGCGTGGCGTCAGCAGATTGACGCTGGTCGACGGGGTGGAAATCGGGACACTGATTGAACTGGCGCAGTGGACGCTGGCAGCGGACAAAGTTCTGACGTTCTGA
- the acrR gene encoding multidrug efflux transporter transcriptional repressor AcrR — protein sequence MARKTKQQAQETRQHILDAAVREFSERGVSATSLTDIATAAGVTRGAIYWHFKNKVDLFNEVWELSESKIGDLEVEYQAKFPENPLRILREILIYILTATVEDVRRRALMEIIFHKCEFVGEMMPLHDVRKVLYLESYERIESVLQNCIRHNQLPVDLHIRRAAIILRAYVTGLMENWLFMPESFDLKREAATLVDAFIEMAQYCPTLRIKPGERAALSQRADCPL from the coding sequence ATGGCACGAAAAACCAAACAGCAGGCGCAAGAAACCCGACAGCACATTCTTGATGCTGCGGTTCGAGAATTCTCTGAACGTGGCGTTTCTGCAACGTCACTGACAGATATTGCCACCGCAGCCGGGGTTACGCGTGGTGCAATTTATTGGCACTTCAAAAATAAGGTAGACCTGTTTAACGAAGTTTGGGAATTATCAGAATCGAAAATAGGCGACCTCGAAGTAGAGTATCAGGCAAAGTTTCCAGAGAATCCACTGAGGATTTTAAGGGAAATCCTGATTTACATCTTGACCGCTACGGTAGAGGACGTCCGCCGACGCGCATTGATGGAGATTATATTTCATAAATGCGAGTTTGTGGGCGAAATGATGCCGTTACATGATGTGCGCAAGGTGTTGTACCTGGAAAGCTACGAACGCATTGAATCGGTGCTGCAGAACTGCATCCGTCATAACCAGCTTCCGGTGGATCTGCATATTCGCCGTGCGGCTATTATTTTACGTGCCTATGTTACCGGCCTGATGGAAAACTGGCTTTTTATGCCGGAAAGCTTTGATTTGAAGCGCGAGGCAGCAACGTTGGTTGATGCGTTTATCGAAATGGCGCAATACTGCCCAACGTTGCGTATCAAACCGGGTGAGCGGGCGGCGTTGTCGCAACGTGCTGACTGCCCCCTTTAA
- a CDS encoding type B 50S ribosomal protein L31 gives MKADIHPEYRTVVFHDLSANAYFKVGSTIKTDRTIDHDGETLPYVTIDVSSASHPYYTGKQKEFSKEGSTARFQQRFGRFIGSK, from the coding sequence ATGAAAGCCGATATCCATCCAGAATACCGTACCGTGGTGTTTCACGATCTGAGCGCCAATGCCTATTTCAAAGTAGGGTCGACCATCAAGACCGATCGCACTATCGATCATGACGGGGAAACTCTGCCGTATGTCACCATCGACGTCTCTTCCGCTTCGCATCCGTACTACACCGGCAAGCAGAAAGAGTTTTCCAAAGAAGGCAGCACCGCGCGCTTCCAGCAGCGTTTCGGTCGATTTATTGGCAGTAAGTAA
- the ykgO gene encoding type B 50S ribosomal protein L36 — MQVLSSLRSAKNRHPDCRVVRRKGRIYVICKSNPRFKAVQGRKKKR, encoded by the coding sequence ATGCAGGTTTTGAGTTCATTGCGTTCGGCGAAAAATCGCCATCCAGATTGCCGCGTGGTGCGTCGCAAAGGCCGCATCTACGTGATCTGCAAGTCCAATCCGCGTTTTAAAGCGGTACAGGGACGTAAGAAAAAGCGTTAA
- a CDS encoding metal ABC transporter permease, with product MMLLHLLIDPFVSFGFMRRALVACLALSLSTAPLGVFLLLRRMSLVGDALSHAVLPGAAIGYLISGMSLVAMGIGGFIAGLAVAMLSGLVSRHTPLKEDASFAGFYLGSLALGVTLVSLRGSNVDLLHVLFGSILAVDSHAMVMVGGIASVSLLALAALYRALVIESFDATFLRVGAPRWLAWGHGLFLALVVVNLVAGFQILGTLMSVGLMMLPAASARFWAGNLPQTLAASMAIAALASIVGLLWSYYASLPAGPAIVLSASLIFFISILFGRRGGIYARARR from the coding sequence ATGATGTTGCTTCATCTGCTGATCGATCCCTTCGTATCCTTCGGTTTTATGCGCCGGGCGCTGGTGGCCTGTCTGGCACTGTCGCTCAGCACTGCGCCGCTCGGAGTGTTCCTGCTATTGCGCCGCATGAGCCTGGTGGGTGATGCGCTGTCGCATGCGGTACTGCCCGGCGCGGCGATCGGCTATTTGATTTCCGGCATGTCATTGGTGGCGATGGGGATTGGCGGGTTTATCGCCGGTCTGGCGGTGGCGATGCTTTCCGGCCTGGTTAGCCGCCATACGCCGCTCAAGGAGGATGCCAGCTTCGCCGGTTTCTACCTCGGTTCGCTGGCGCTAGGAGTGACGCTGGTATCGCTGCGCGGCTCCAACGTTGACTTGCTGCACGTATTGTTTGGCTCGATTCTGGCGGTGGACAGCCATGCCATGGTGATGGTGGGCGGTATCGCCAGCGTGTCGTTGCTGGCGCTGGCCGCGTTGTACCGGGCGCTGGTGATCGAATCGTTTGACGCGACCTTTTTACGCGTTGGCGCACCGCGCTGGCTGGCATGGGGGCATGGTCTTTTTTTGGCGTTGGTGGTGGTCAATCTGGTGGCCGGGTTTCAAATTCTAGGCACTCTGATGTCGGTTGGGCTGATGATGTTACCGGCCGCCAGTGCGCGCTTCTGGGCAGGTAATCTGCCGCAGACTCTGGCGGCGTCGATGGCGATCGCCGCACTCGCCAGTATCGTCGGACTGCTGTGGTCTTATTATGCATCGCTGCCCGCTGGCCCGGCGATCGTGCTCAGTGCCAGTCTGATATTTTTCATTTCGATTCTATTTGGGAGGCGTGGTGGGATTTATGCCCGCGCGCGTCGTTGA
- a CDS encoding metal ABC transporter ATP-binding protein produces MIALRHAIFGYGTGALFPPLNGRFARGSLTAVIGVNGAGKSTLLKTIAGLLPLQGGSIDYGSKKFPSIAYLPQQAELDRQFPIVVNDVVAMGCWRQLGMLGGLTACARQRIADALATVGMSQMAHSPVSELSGGQLQRVLFARLLAQQAPLILLDEPFTGIDSATIGLLLQVIARLHQQGQTVIAVLHDMAMVAGHFPQALLLTPQDCHWGDADCVLAQLPLLHAASSPVSRIKVAP; encoded by the coding sequence ATGATTGCGTTACGACATGCGATTTTTGGTTACGGCACCGGCGCCCTGTTCCCACCATTAAACGGCCGTTTCGCCCGTGGATCGCTGACGGCAGTGATCGGTGTCAACGGTGCTGGCAAATCCACTTTATTGAAAACCATCGCCGGGCTGTTGCCGTTGCAGGGTGGCAGTATCGATTATGGCAGCAAAAAATTTCCCTCCATTGCCTATTTGCCGCAGCAGGCGGAACTGGATCGGCAGTTTCCGATCGTGGTCAACGATGTGGTTGCCATGGGCTGTTGGCGGCAATTGGGCATGCTGGGCGGGTTAACTGCCTGCGCGCGCCAGCGGATAGCCGATGCCTTGGCCACGGTGGGCATGAGCCAGATGGCGCATTCGCCAGTGAGTGAGTTGTCTGGCGGCCAGTTGCAGAGGGTGTTATTTGCCCGGTTGTTAGCCCAGCAAGCGCCGCTGATCCTGCTGGATGAGCCTTTTACCGGCATCGACAGTGCGACGATCGGCTTATTGCTGCAGGTGATTGCACGTTTGCATCAGCAGGGGCAAACGGTGATCGCAGTTTTACACGATATGGCGATGGTGGCTGGGCATTTCCCTCAGGCATTGCTGTTGACGCCACAGGACTGCCATTGGGGCGATGCTGACTGCGTTCTCGCGCAACTGCCGTTGCTGCATGCCGCCAGTTCCCCGGTTAGCCGGATCAAGGTTGCGCCATGA